The following coding sequences lie in one Eleginops maclovinus isolate JMC-PN-2008 ecotype Puerto Natales chromosome 21, JC_Emac_rtc_rv5, whole genome shotgun sequence genomic window:
- the ssr1 gene encoding translocon-associated protein subunit alpha isoform X2, with translation MMRLLPKLLLLVLLAFPATLLIKGPMVSAQDLTEDEEAEAEAEAEALDVDEDVVDDATDEDDEAEVEDDENVELTEEKEDEEEEALVGEVKASPNADTTILFVKGDDFPANNIVKFLLGFSNKGSENFIVESLDASFRYPQDYQFYIQNFTALQLGIEVPGGRQATFEYSFIPAEPMGGRPFGLVINLNYKDGNGNIFQDAVFNQTVTITEREDGLDGETIFLYVFLSGLGLLVVVGLHQLMESRKRRRPAPKVEMGTSSHNDVDLSWIPQETLNQINKASPKRSPRKRNQKRSAGSDE, from the exons ATGATGAGATTATTACctaaactgctgctgctggtgctgttaGCGTTCCCGGCGACACTCCTTATCAAAG GGCCGATGGTAAGTGCCCAGGATCTTACGGAGGACGAGGAGGCAGAGGCTGAAGCTGAGGCTGAAGCTTTGGACGTCGATGAAGACGTTGTGGACGATGCAACAGATGAAGACGATGAGGCGGAAGTGGAAGACGATGAAAACGTGGAACTA acggaagaaaaagaagatgaagaggaggaggcattGGTTGGAGAGGTGAAAGCTTCTCCTAACGCCGACACCACCATCCTGTTCGTCAAAGGAGACG ATTTCCCTGCCAACAACATCGTAAAGTTCCTGCTCGGCTTCAGCAACAAGGGATCGGAAAACTTCATCGTGGAGTCTCTGGATGCCTCCTTCCGTTACCCTCag GATTACCAGTTCTACATCCAGAACTTCACCGCGCTGCAGCTCGGCATTGAAGTCCCTGGGGGTCGGCAGGCCACATTCGAGTACTCTTTCATCCCGGCAGAGCCCATGGGGGGGCGGCCTTTTGGACTCGTCATCAACCTCAACTACAAGGACGGCAAC GGAAACATTTTCCAGGACGCAGTGTTCAACCAGACAGTGACcatcacagagagagaagatggattAGATGGAGAGAC GATCTTCTTGTACGTCTTCCTGTCTGGCCTCGGGCTGCTGGTCGTTGTCGGCCTTCACCAGCTGATGGAGTCCAGGAAG aGGCGGCGTCCGGCTCCAAAGGTGGAGATGGGAACTTCCAGCCACAACGATGTGGATCTGAGCTGGATCCCTCAGGAAACACTCAACCAGATCA ACAAAGCGTCTCCAAAAAGATCTCCTCGCAAAAGAAATCAGAAGCGCTCAGCCGGCTCCGACGAGTGA
- the ssr1 gene encoding translocon-associated protein subunit alpha isoform X1: MMRLLPKLLLLVLLAFPATLLIKGPMVSAQDLTEDEEAEAEAEAEALDVDEDVVDDATDEDDEAEVEDDENVELTEEKEDEEEEALVGEVKASPNADTTILFVKGDDFPANNIVKFLLGFSNKGSENFIVESLDASFRYPQDYQFYIQNFTALQLGIEVPGGRQATFEYSFIPAEPMGGRPFGLVINLNYKDGNGNIFQDAVFNQTVTITEREDGLDGETIFLYVFLSGLGLLVVVGLHQLMESRKRRRPAPKVEMGTSSHNDVDLSWIPQETLNQIMQSRRDKASPKRSPRKRNQKRSAGSDE; encoded by the exons ATGATGAGATTATTACctaaactgctgctgctggtgctgttaGCGTTCCCGGCGACACTCCTTATCAAAG GGCCGATGGTAAGTGCCCAGGATCTTACGGAGGACGAGGAGGCAGAGGCTGAAGCTGAGGCTGAAGCTTTGGACGTCGATGAAGACGTTGTGGACGATGCAACAGATGAAGACGATGAGGCGGAAGTGGAAGACGATGAAAACGTGGAACTA acggaagaaaaagaagatgaagaggaggaggcattGGTTGGAGAGGTGAAAGCTTCTCCTAACGCCGACACCACCATCCTGTTCGTCAAAGGAGACG ATTTCCCTGCCAACAACATCGTAAAGTTCCTGCTCGGCTTCAGCAACAAGGGATCGGAAAACTTCATCGTGGAGTCTCTGGATGCCTCCTTCCGTTACCCTCag GATTACCAGTTCTACATCCAGAACTTCACCGCGCTGCAGCTCGGCATTGAAGTCCCTGGGGGTCGGCAGGCCACATTCGAGTACTCTTTCATCCCGGCAGAGCCCATGGGGGGGCGGCCTTTTGGACTCGTCATCAACCTCAACTACAAGGACGGCAAC GGAAACATTTTCCAGGACGCAGTGTTCAACCAGACAGTGACcatcacagagagagaagatggattAGATGGAGAGAC GATCTTCTTGTACGTCTTCCTGTCTGGCCTCGGGCTGCTGGTCGTTGTCGGCCTTCACCAGCTGATGGAGTCCAGGAAG aGGCGGCGTCCGGCTCCAAAGGTGGAGATGGGAACTTCCAGCCACAACGATGTGGATCTGAGCTGGATCCCTCAGGAAACACTCAACCAGATCA TGCAGAGTCGCAGAG ACAAAGCGTCTCCAAAAAGATCTCCTCGCAAAAGAAATCAGAAGCGCTCAGCCGGCTCCGACGAGTGA